In Helicobacter mastomyrinus, a single genomic region encodes these proteins:
- a CDS encoding DUF485 domain-containing protein: MTCEKAYCEPQNLEQKKLFEEYENFMRFKLNFALFLSFIILGAYFSFLALVGFFPDFLGISIGESAITLGIVFGICAILLGVLGTYVYSFIANNFLDKRQEELLAKMKEAKLII, encoded by the coding sequence ATGACTTGTGAGAAAGCCTATTGTGAGCCTCAAAACTTAGAGCAAAAAAAGCTTTTTGAGGAATATGAAAATTTTATGCGTTTTAAGCTCAACTTTGCTTTGTTTTTGAGCTTTATCATACTTGGGGCTTATTTTAGCTTTTTGGCTTTGGTGGGATTTTTTCCTGATTTTCTCGGTATTAGTATAGGAGAAAGCGCCATCACCCTGGGTATAGTTTTTGGCATTTGTGCTATTTTGCTTGGTGTGCTTGGCACTTATGTGTATAGCTTTATTGCGAATAATTTTTTAGACAAAAGACAAGAGGAATTATTAGCAAAGATGAAAGAAGCAAAGCTCATTATTTAA
- the prpC gene encoding bifunctional 2-methylcitrate synthase/citrate synthase yields the protein MGEAIKIQKVGGLAGVNAGQSAICTVGTGHGLNYRGYDIYDLARECEFEEVAYLLLREKLPNKAELESFKKELMAARALPQALKETLKLLPKNAHPMDIMRTACSMLGCLESEEYDLHKLSFPMQQKIAVRLLGIFPSVLTFWHHYHHSGKEISTQSNQDSIGGYFLELLHQKPPKELWVKAMHVSLILYAEHEFNASTFSARVITATMSDIYSGITGAIGALRGPLHGGANEAAMELITEYKSPQEATQGILDKLAKKDKIMGFGHRVYVKADPRNVVIKEWSKRLSEDVGDTKGLYPISEAIEKVMWDQKKLFPNLDFYSASAYHFMGIPTAYFTPIFIFSRTAGWLAHIFEQRANNKLIRPSSEYIGPENKAFVPIDKR from the coding sequence AAGCAATTAAAATACAAAAGGTAGGCGGACTTGCAGGAGTAAATGCTGGACAATCAGCTATTTGCACCGTTGGCACAGGACACGGGCTAAACTATCGTGGATATGATATTTATGATTTGGCACGTGAGTGTGAGTTTGAGGAAGTGGCGTATTTGCTTCTGCGGGAGAAGCTACCCAATAAGGCGGAATTAGAATCCTTTAAAAAAGAGCTTATGGCGGCTAGAGCATTGCCACAGGCACTAAAGGAGACATTAAAGCTATTGCCTAAAAACGCGCACCCTATGGATATTATGCGCACAGCTTGTTCTATGCTAGGCTGTCTTGAGAGTGAGGAATATGATCTTCATAAGCTATCATTTCCTATGCAGCAAAAAATCGCCGTGAGATTGCTAGGGATTTTCCCCTCTGTGCTGACATTTTGGCATCATTATCATCATAGTGGCAAGGAGATTAGCACACAATCAAATCAAGATTCTATTGGCGGATATTTCTTGGAGCTGCTTCATCAAAAGCCTCCAAAAGAGCTATGGGTAAAGGCTATGCACGTAAGCCTTATACTCTATGCAGAACACGAATTTAACGCAAGCACTTTTAGCGCGAGGGTGATTACTGCAACAATGTCGGATATTTATTCAGGTATTACAGGAGCGATTGGCGCATTAAGAGGACCACTACACGGCGGGGCAAACGAAGCAGCAATGGAGCTTATCACTGAATATAAAAGCCCACAAGAGGCTACACAAGGCATTTTAGATAAGTTAGCAAAGAAAGATAAAATTATGGGCTTTGGACATCGTGTGTATGTCAAGGCTGACCCGCGCAATGTGGTGATTAAAGAATGGAGCAAACGCTTAAGCGAAGATGTAGGCGATACAAAGGGCTTGTATCCTATCAGTGAAGCCATAGAAAAGGTAATGTGGGATCAAAAGAAGCTTTTCCCTAATCTTGATTTTTATAGCGCGTCTGCTTATCATTTTATGGGGATTCCTACGGCTTATTTTACACCTATTTTTATTTTCTCACGCACAGCAGGGTGGTTGGCACATATTTTTGAGCAAAGGGCAAATAATAAGCTTATCCGCCCAAGCAGCGAATATATAGGACCTGAAAACAAGGCATTTGTGCCTATAGATAAACGATAA
- the prpD gene encoding 2-methylcitrate dehydratase, which translates to MSVDMGILETKRPEFDELLTKIARYALEYEITSPLAYETARYCLMDTIGCGLLALNFPACTKLLGPVVEGAEFRPLGAKIPGTSYQLEPERAAFNIGAMVRWLDFNDTWLAAEWGHPSDNLGAIWAVADYLSRKNIAQNKPPLLVKDVLSAMIKAHEIQGILALDNCFNKVGLDHVLLVRIASTAVACVMLGGNFEEVRNAVSHAFIDGGALRTYRHAPNTGSRKSWAAGDASSRGVNLALKALSGEMGYPSALSAAFWGFEDVKMKGQKLTIPQEFGSYVMENVLFKISFPAEFHAQTAVECAIKLHNEVKNRLDEIEKIIITTQESGHRIINKVGPLANPADRDHCIQYMVAVPLVYGELKAEHYEDSIAQDSRIDALRDKMVVEVDDRYTKEYLESDKRSIANAVQIFYKDGSKSQKVEVEYPIGHKRRRDEGIPVLIEKFKRNIALKLSPKKCAAINEICANQKALESTPFHAFSNLFWLG; encoded by the coding sequence ATGAGCGTAGATATGGGTATTTTGGAAACAAAACGACCGGAATTTGATGAGCTACTCACCAAGATTGCGCGGTATGCGTTGGAATATGAGATTACATCGCCTTTAGCGTATGAGACAGCACGATATTGTCTAATGGATACGATAGGCTGCGGACTTTTGGCATTAAACTTTCCGGCTTGCACGAAGCTTTTAGGACCTGTGGTAGAGGGAGCGGAGTTCAGACCGCTTGGTGCGAAGATTCCCGGCACAAGCTATCAGTTAGAGCCTGAACGTGCGGCATTTAATATCGGGGCGATGGTGCGATGGCTAGATTTTAACGATACGTGGCTTGCTGCGGAGTGGGGACACCCTAGTGATAATCTCGGGGCGATTTGGGCAGTAGCAGATTATCTAAGCCGCAAAAATATCGCGCAAAATAAGCCTCCTTTACTTGTCAAAGATGTGCTAAGTGCTATGATTAAGGCACACGAGATTCAAGGTATTTTGGCATTGGATAACTGCTTTAACAAAGTAGGGCTAGATCACGTCTTGCTTGTGAGGATTGCTAGCACAGCGGTAGCGTGTGTAATGCTAGGCGGGAACTTTGAAGAAGTGCGCAATGCAGTGAGCCACGCCTTTATTGATGGAGGAGCGTTAAGGACATATCGCCACGCACCTAACACAGGAAGTCGTAAAAGCTGGGCGGCAGGAGATGCGAGTTCTAGGGGAGTAAATCTTGCATTAAAGGCTTTAAGCGGTGAAATGGGTTATCCTAGTGCGCTAAGTGCTGCATTTTGGGGATTTGAAGATGTCAAGATGAAGGGGCAGAAGCTCACTATCCCTCAGGAGTTTGGTAGCTATGTGATGGAGAATGTGTTATTTAAAATCAGCTTCCCGGCAGAATTTCACGCACAAACCGCAGTAGAATGCGCTATTAAGCTACATAACGAAGTGAAAAATCGCCTTGATGAGATTGAGAAAATCATCATTACCACACAAGAATCCGGACATAGAATCATCAATAAAGTAGGACCTTTGGCAAATCCCGCCGATAGAGACCATTGCATCCAATATATGGTAGCCGTGCCGCTTGTGTATGGGGAGTTGAAGGCGGAGCATTATGAGGATTCTATCGCGCAGGATTCCCGTATTGACGCGTTGCGTGATAAGATGGTAGTGGAGGTTGATGACCGATACACAAAGGAGTATTTAGAATCCGATAAGCGCAGTATCGCTAATGCGGTGCAGATTTTCTATAAAGATGGGAGTAAGAGCCAAAAGGTAGAGGTGGAATATCCTATCGGGCATAAGAGAAGGAGAGATGAGGGGATTCCTGTGCTTATTGAGAAGTTTAAGCGCAATATCGCTCTTAAACTTAGCCCCAAAAAGTGCGCAGCTATTAATGAAATATGCGCCAATCAAAAAGCGTTAGAATCTACACCATTTCACGCCTTTAGCAATTTATTCTGGCTAGGCTAA